The Rhodopirellula halodulae genome includes the window CCAGCCTGCGGCCTTCCCTCCACCAACTTCCAACTGCCCTGGATCTCTTCCCGCATCGAGCCATCCATGTCGATCCGCATCGGCGACGAAGTGGCGGAAGCTGTCGCGAGCCAACAAACTCGGTGCCAGTAATCTCCGGCAGTGCTTGTAAGCTTCGTCAACGCTTCGCTTGCCATCGAAACTTTGCAGGATGGCAAGTTCCTCTTCGTCCAGCATCCATTGTTCATCCGCTGGGCGTTCACCCTTTCGCTTGGATCGAAAAGGATCGCGAATCACCCACCGGATCGTTCGACCGATTTGGATGGGTCGGCAAATCAGATCCGGTCGTAACCGAAAGCGGGTGGCTTGAGCGAGCGGCGCACTCATGGTGAGGAGTCGCCTTTGCCGGTCGGCAGTTGCAGTTTGGCGGAAGCACCCGGCAGAACTTCACCATTTGAGTTGTCGAACTCCACCCAAAAACGAGTCTCCTTGGTGAGTGGATCCACTTCCGGGCTGATGAAGAGCGATTCACCCTTGCGTGTCAGGGTTTCGCCGCTGGGGAGTTCCAGCATCAACGTGGGTGTGGTCGATTGCTGAAGGGTGGAAATCCATTTTGCAGGCAGAAAGCCTTCCACACGAAGACGGTCCAAGTGAACGATCCTCGCGACGGCTTCGCCCGACGGGATCCAGTCGCCAACCCGATGAGTGAGGTCCACCACGACACCGGGCAAAGGTGATTGCAAATGCAGTTGTTCGACCTGTGTTTGTGCCAGTTCGGTGCGTTCGGCTTGCAGGTCCAGTTGAAGTTTCGCGACGGTTTGGTCCGCTTCCGCCTGCTTCAACGCCACTTCGGCGGCATAAACTTCATTGTCCAAGGTCTCTTTTTCGATCGCATCCACGGATTGCTGGAGACGGTGGACTTCTTGATCAAAGACGGCTTGTTTGGTTTCCAACATGCGTTGTTCGTAGGCCAGCTTCAGTTGATCGATTTCGGATTGTGACACCGCGTCGGCAAATTCTTCTTTTGCGTTGATGGCTCGTGACCATTCGTTCTTGGCGACTGCTTCGGCCTTCTCTGCCGCAAGAACTCGATTTTTGTTCTCCGCAATCCGTTGGTGAATCGACTGTTCGGCGGCGTGTTTTTTGGCCGCCAGGCGTTGGGAATCGAGCGATGCCTGAGCGGCGTCCATCGCAAGGGTTTGTCGCTGCTTGAACTGAAGAATGGCTAGTTCTTGTTTCGCCGAACGAAGCTGAATCGATGCCACCGCATCATCCAGCTTCGCGATGAGATCACCCTTGGCAACAACGTCGCCTTCGCCAACAAGAAGCTCCTGCAGACGTCCGCTTTGAATGGCCACGGCGGAACCGGATTGAGCGGGCGTGACGACCAATCCTTCCAACCAAATCGCTGGTCGTGCTGAAGTGGGATTGTCCTCAGCGAAGACCCAAGTCGGAAGGTACAGCAGTGCGATGCAAAAGGTCCAACGAAACATCACCAAAGTTCCTCCAGCGACTCAAAGAAGGGACGAAAGAGCATGAACGCGAGGCTACTGTCACCGGCGTGGACGTCGCCGACAACCGTTGCCCCAAGTAGAGTCTGTTCGAAATCACCCGAGGAAATGTTTGCCGCAGCCAACATCGCAATCGTGGGGTTGCCAGCTTCGTTGACAGTCACAACCGACGCCACTTGTTCGATTTCAGACGACCAAGCAACGTCAGGTTGAGACCGCAATTGAAGCTGGCTAACAAGTGGTTTTTTTTGTGATTGAGCGTGCAGGATGTAGTGCAGGTGTCGCTCCGGGAGATGCAGCCTCGCCTGAACTCCCGAATCGACATTGACCACGTCGAGCAACCATTGGCCTTGGAAGACATCACGGCCGAGCAGTGATTTCTCCTCGTCCCATCGGTGAACGGTTCCTCTAGATTCAGCTCGGATGATCATCGACGCTTGGATGCGCTGAATGAACTGTTGTTGCTTTTCGAGTGAAGCGATTCTCTCTTTCAGCACCAGTTCGTTGGTGGAAGATTCTGATGCGGAGCAAGATGGAGAGAGGCTGGTCGATCGTGTGCTTCGGTCGGAACGCACGGTGCGTCGTGCCGCCAATTCTGCCTTTGCCGTCGCGAGGTTGCCACGAATGATTTCGGACTGCAGATCGAGTTCGTCGCTTTGAAGTCGAAGCAGCACATCGCCCGCTTCAACCGATTGATGCTGCTCAACATCGACTTGAACGACGCGTCCGGAGGTTGGGGCGAAAACTCTTTGTTGTTGGATCGGGTGAAGCGTGCCTTCCACCGGGATCCGCAGGGGAACTCGAATTACGAACAACGCGGCGGTGATCAATACGAGTGCAATCGGAAGTGCTTTTCGCCACGTTCCGAGTTGTGGTGAGTTCAGTGAGTCATCTTGCGTGTCAACGATTCGCTGGATGGAGGTGGCAACCTCCGGTGCAATGGTCTGCCAGTCACTCCGTAATTCGGACGAATCAACGATGGTGGGCGACTGGAACGTTTCCAGAATCAGGTAAGAAACGGTCTGCTTCGCGTCACTCGACTGCAATGGCAACAGCAACAGCGTGCTGACTTCGTTGTCGCGTCGGTAGGCGTCGAGAAGTTGGTTGAACGAGGAGGTGCTGGAGGAATCCGAGGTAGTGGCCAACTCATCCAGGATTCGCTGCCATTCGCAAGCCAATCCGGAGTCCAGTGAAACACTGGATCGCACGGACGACGCAATCGGACGCCATCTCTCGTTGATTTGGGAGAA containing:
- a CDS encoding efflux RND transporter periplasmic adaptor subunit, which produces MFRWTFCIALLYLPTWVFAEDNPTSARPAIWLEGLVVTPAQSGSAVAIQSGRLQELLVGEGDVVAKGDLIAKLDDAVASIQLRSAKQELAILQFKQRQTLAMDAAQASLDSQRLAAKKHAAEQSIHQRIAENKNRVLAAEKAEAVAKNEWSRAINAKEEFADAVSQSEIDQLKLAYEQRMLETKQAVFDQEVHRLQQSVDAIEKETLDNEVYAAEVALKQAEADQTVAKLQLDLQAERTELAQTQVEQLHLQSPLPGVVVDLTHRVGDWIPSGEAVARIVHLDRLRVEGFLPAKWISTLQQSTTPTLMLELPSGETLTRKGESLFISPEVDPLTKETRFWVEFDNSNGEVLPGASAKLQLPTGKGDSSP
- a CDS encoding biotin/lipoyl-binding protein: MTSVQFHTASSKQDAMTPYQLCHHIAACTRADRVLWFSQINERWRPIASSVRSSVSLDSGLACEWQRILDELATTSDSSSTSSFNQLLDAYRRDNEVSTLLLLPLQSSDAKQTVSYLILETFQSPTIVDSSELRSDWQTIAPEVATSIQRIVDTQDDSLNSPQLGTWRKALPIALVLITAALFVIRVPLRIPVEGTLHPIQQQRVFAPTSGRVVQVDVEQHQSVEAGDVLLRLQSDELDLQSEIIRGNLATAKAELAARRTVRSDRSTRSTSLSPSCSASESSTNELVLKERIASLEKQQQFIQRIQASMIIRAESRGTVHRWDEEKSLLGRDVFQGQWLLDVVNVDSGVQARLHLPERHLHYILHAQSQKKPLVSQLQLRSQPDVAWSSEIEQVASVVTVNEAGNPTIAMLAAANISSGDFEQTLLGATVVGDVHAGDSSLAFMLFRPFFESLEELW